A DNA window from Oryzias latipes chromosome 5, ASM223467v1 contains the following coding sequences:
- the LOC101164638 gene encoding cytochrome c oxidase subunit NDUFA4-like, which yields MIKTIIHHAKKHPGLIPQFFFVTLGITGATLYLVRLARGPHVTFWDKKNNPEPWTRLDPTYQYKFVAVNTDYKSLKKDGPDF from the exons atgattAAGACCATCATCCACCATGCCAAGAAACATCCAGGG TTAATCCCTCAGTTTTTCTTCGTAACTCTTGGAATCACAGGGGCCACTCTCTACCTGGTTCGACTAGCAAGAGGGCCTCACGTAAC ATTCTGGGACAAAAAGAACAATCCCGAGCCCTGGACCAGACTTGATCCAACCTACCAGTACAAG TTTGTAGCTGTCAACACGGACTACAAGAGCCTAAAGAAAGACGGACCAGATTTCTAA